A single window of Azospirillaceae bacterium DNA harbors:
- a CDS encoding DUF6127 family protein, whose amino-acid sequence MPDRLDDAALRALLADAAEEGAKRALERVGLHDQDAAKDVLELRGVLGAWRSLKSEAGRTIVATTTKWLFVVILAGIAYKTGYLTGEGPR is encoded by the coding sequence GATCGCCTGGACGATGCCGCACTTCGCGCGCTGCTGGCCGATGCCGCGGAGGAGGGAGCCAAGCGCGCGCTGGAGCGTGTGGGCCTGCACGACCAGGACGCGGCCAAGGACGTGCTGGAGCTGCGCGGCGTGCTCGGCGCCTGGCGGTCGCTGAAGTCCGAGGCCGGCAGGACCATCGTGGCGACCACCACCAAGTGGCTGTTCGTCGTGATCCTGGCCGGCATCGCCTACAAGACCGGCTACCTGACCGGCGAGGGGCCGCGGTGA